From the genome of Homalodisca vitripennis isolate AUS2020 chromosome 8, UT_GWSS_2.1, whole genome shotgun sequence, one region includes:
- the LOC124367937 gene encoding mitochondrial Rho GTPase isoform X1, which yields MVVRVSSHRNVRILLVGDRGVGKTSLILSLVSEEFPEDVPHKAEEITIPADVTPEMVPTNIVDYSAVEQTDLQLSEQLQRAHVVCLVYSVADDDTLMRVTTYWLPYIREALSHTRRPPVILVGNKVDLVEYSTVDAACDIMEEFPEVESFVECSAKTLKNISEMFYYAQKAVLHPTGPIYISDRQDLTDECKKALTRIFKVCDMDNDGLLNDAELNSFQKRCFDTPLRPEAMEDVKVVLRKNISGGVSPNNCITLTGFLFLHCLFMQRGRSHTTWTVLRKFGYNENLHMSKEFLFPPIRVPNGCSTELNHKGQQFFTAVFERFDKDKDGALSPFEQESLFSMCPAPPWGSDIKDIVPTNHQGWVTLHGFICFWMLTTLHDLPTTLEYLAYLGYPISDDENQLSAITVTREKRVDLLKRQSTRTVYECHVLGAVTVGKSMLCRSHIGQYLEDVPDWEIQGVTQCTINMVHVYGQEKYLVLKDIDLPNKDAVLHPADVACDVVCLVYDGTNPQSFEYIANVFTKYYQESKVPVMVVCTKADRPQVRQDFTIQPADFCEMHKLSPPHAFTASRDSSAELFVKLATMSAFPSLRRVVHMLLLRSAPQLVYSLTSHLRDLSILSNESIVWKAGLGIAFVAAIGMIVARLIKPASR from the exons ATGGTGGTCAGAGTGAGTTCCCACAGGAATGTCCGGATACTGCTGGTGGGTGACAGAGGTGTTGGCAAGACCTCCTTGATCTTGTCTCTGGTAAGCGAAGAGTTTCCGGAGGATGTTCCCCACAAGGCAGAAGAGATCACCATCCCGGCCGATGTTACTCCGGAAATGGTCCCCACCAACATTGTGGATTACTCAG cGGTGGAACAGACAGACTTGCAACTGTCAGAGCAGCTGCAGCGAGCCCATGTGGTCTGCCTGGTGTACTCGGTAGCAGACGATGACACGCTGATGAGAGTGACCACATACTGGCTGCCTTACATCCGGGAGGCGCTGTCTCACACACGCCGACCTCCTGTCATCCTGGTTGGCAACAAAGTGGACCTGGTCGAGTACTCTACCGTCGAT GCCGCTTGTGATATAATGGAAGAATTTCCGGAAGTGGAGAGCTTTGTTGAG tgttcGGCGAAGACGTTGAAGAACATCAGTGAAATGTTTTACTATGCGCAGAAAGCAGTTTTACATCCGACTGGGCCAATCTACATCAGTGATAGACAAGAT ctTACAGACGAGTGTAAGAAAGCTTTGACTAGGATTTTCAAG GTCTGTGATATGGACAACGATGGTCTTCTAAATGACGCGGAGCTCAACTCATTCCAGAAACGATGTTTCGACACGCCACTGCGGCCCGAGGCTATGGAAGACGTGAAAGTCGTTCTCAGGAAAAATATATCAGGAGGTGTTTCCCCCAATAATTGCATAACTCTTACAG gTTTCCTGTTCTTGCACTGCCTTTTCATGCAGCGGGGTCGCAGTCACACGACCTGGACAGTCCTTCGCAAGTTTGGCTACAACGAGAATCTTCATATGTCCAAAGAATTCCTCTTTCCACCGATCCGGGTGCCCAACGGCTGCTCCACCGAACTCAATCACAAGGGCCAACAGTTCTTCACAGCAGTCTTCGAGCGGTTTGACAAGGACAAAGATGGTGCCCTCTCACCGTTCGAACAGGAGAGTCTGTTCTCTATGTGTCCTGCACCCCCATGGGGGTCTGACATCAAGGACATTGTGCCCACTAATCATCAG GGTTGGGTGACTCTGCATGGCTTCATCTGTTTCTGGATGCTGACTACACTCCACGACCTGCCGACAACACTCGAGTACCTGGCTTACCTCGGATATCCAATCTCCGACGATGAAAATCAGCTGTCTGCAATAACAG TGACGAGAGAGAAGCGAGTGGACTTGCTGAAGCGACAATCAACTCGTACAGTCTATGAGTGTCATGTGTTGGGAGCCGTCACTGTAGGGAAGTCCATGCTGTGTCGCAGCCACATAGGCCAATATCTCGAG GATGTCCCGGACTGGGAGATACAGGGCGTGACGCAATGTACCATCAACATGGTCCACGTGTACGGCCAAGAGAAGTACTTGGTGCTGAAAGACATCGATCTGCCGAACAAGGATGCGGTGTTACACCCGGCCGATGTGGCATGTGACGTCGTCTGTCTCGTGTACGACGGAACCAACCCACAATCCTTTGAGTACATTGCCAACGTTTTCACG AAATACTACCAGGAGAGCAAGGTGCCTGTGATGGTTGTCTGTACGAAGGCAGACAGACCCCAGGTGCGGCAAGACTTCACCATCCAGCCTGCAGACTTTTGTGAGATGCACAAACTGTCACCTCCCCATGCTTTCACAGCATCAAGAGACAGCTCAGCCGAGCTCTTCGTCAAGCTTGCGACTATGTCTGCCTTCCC TTCACTGCGTCGGGTCGTGCACATGCTGTTGTTGCGTTCTGCTCCCCAGTTAGTCTACAGTCTCACCAG CCATTTACGGGACCTGTCTATCTTGTCCAACGAGTCAATTGTGTGGAAGGCAGGGCTGGGAATCGCGTTTGTGGCAGCCATCGGTATGATCGTGGCACGTCTCATAAAGCCTGCCTCTAGATAG
- the LOC124367937 gene encoding mitochondrial Rho GTPase isoform X3 encodes MVVRVSSHRNVRILLVGDRGVGKTSLILSLVSEEFPEDVPHKAEEITIPADVTPEMVPTNIVDYSAVEQTDLQLSEQLQRAHVVCLVYSVADDDTLMRVTTYWLPYIREALSHTRRPPVILVGNKVDLVEYSTVDAACDIMEEFPEVESFVECSAKTLKNISEMFYYAQKAVLHPTGPIYISDRQDLTDECKKALTRIFKVCDMDNDGLLNDAELNSFQKRCFDTPLRPEAMEDVKVVLRKNISGGVSPNNCITLTGFLFLHCLFMQRGRSHTTWTVLRKFGYNENLHMSKEFLFPPIRVPNGCSTELNHKGQQFFTAVFERFDKDKDGALSPFEQESLFSMCPAPPWGSDIKDIVPTNHQGWVTLHGFICFWMLTTLHDLPTTLEYLAYLGYPISDDENQLSAITVTREKRVDLLKRQSTRTVYECHVLGAVTVGKSMLCRSHIGQYLEDVPDWEIQGVTQCTINMVHVYGQEKYLVLKDIDLPNKDAVLHPADVACDVVCLVYDGTNPQSFEYIANVFTKYYQESKVPVMVVCTKADRPQVRQDFTIQPADFCEMHKLSPPHAFTASRDSSAELFVKLATMSAFPHLRDLSILSNESIVWKAGLGIAFVAAIGMIVARLIKPASR; translated from the exons ATGGTGGTCAGAGTGAGTTCCCACAGGAATGTCCGGATACTGCTGGTGGGTGACAGAGGTGTTGGCAAGACCTCCTTGATCTTGTCTCTGGTAAGCGAAGAGTTTCCGGAGGATGTTCCCCACAAGGCAGAAGAGATCACCATCCCGGCCGATGTTACTCCGGAAATGGTCCCCACCAACATTGTGGATTACTCAG cGGTGGAACAGACAGACTTGCAACTGTCAGAGCAGCTGCAGCGAGCCCATGTGGTCTGCCTGGTGTACTCGGTAGCAGACGATGACACGCTGATGAGAGTGACCACATACTGGCTGCCTTACATCCGGGAGGCGCTGTCTCACACACGCCGACCTCCTGTCATCCTGGTTGGCAACAAAGTGGACCTGGTCGAGTACTCTACCGTCGAT GCCGCTTGTGATATAATGGAAGAATTTCCGGAAGTGGAGAGCTTTGTTGAG tgttcGGCGAAGACGTTGAAGAACATCAGTGAAATGTTTTACTATGCGCAGAAAGCAGTTTTACATCCGACTGGGCCAATCTACATCAGTGATAGACAAGAT ctTACAGACGAGTGTAAGAAAGCTTTGACTAGGATTTTCAAG GTCTGTGATATGGACAACGATGGTCTTCTAAATGACGCGGAGCTCAACTCATTCCAGAAACGATGTTTCGACACGCCACTGCGGCCCGAGGCTATGGAAGACGTGAAAGTCGTTCTCAGGAAAAATATATCAGGAGGTGTTTCCCCCAATAATTGCATAACTCTTACAG gTTTCCTGTTCTTGCACTGCCTTTTCATGCAGCGGGGTCGCAGTCACACGACCTGGACAGTCCTTCGCAAGTTTGGCTACAACGAGAATCTTCATATGTCCAAAGAATTCCTCTTTCCACCGATCCGGGTGCCCAACGGCTGCTCCACCGAACTCAATCACAAGGGCCAACAGTTCTTCACAGCAGTCTTCGAGCGGTTTGACAAGGACAAAGATGGTGCCCTCTCACCGTTCGAACAGGAGAGTCTGTTCTCTATGTGTCCTGCACCCCCATGGGGGTCTGACATCAAGGACATTGTGCCCACTAATCATCAG GGTTGGGTGACTCTGCATGGCTTCATCTGTTTCTGGATGCTGACTACACTCCACGACCTGCCGACAACACTCGAGTACCTGGCTTACCTCGGATATCCAATCTCCGACGATGAAAATCAGCTGTCTGCAATAACAG TGACGAGAGAGAAGCGAGTGGACTTGCTGAAGCGACAATCAACTCGTACAGTCTATGAGTGTCATGTGTTGGGAGCCGTCACTGTAGGGAAGTCCATGCTGTGTCGCAGCCACATAGGCCAATATCTCGAG GATGTCCCGGACTGGGAGATACAGGGCGTGACGCAATGTACCATCAACATGGTCCACGTGTACGGCCAAGAGAAGTACTTGGTGCTGAAAGACATCGATCTGCCGAACAAGGATGCGGTGTTACACCCGGCCGATGTGGCATGTGACGTCGTCTGTCTCGTGTACGACGGAACCAACCCACAATCCTTTGAGTACATTGCCAACGTTTTCACG AAATACTACCAGGAGAGCAAGGTGCCTGTGATGGTTGTCTGTACGAAGGCAGACAGACCCCAGGTGCGGCAAGACTTCACCATCCAGCCTGCAGACTTTTGTGAGATGCACAAACTGTCACCTCCCCATGCTTTCACAGCATCAAGAGACAGCTCAGCCGAGCTCTTCGTCAAGCTTGCGACTATGTCTGCCTTCCC CCATTTACGGGACCTGTCTATCTTGTCCAACGAGTCAATTGTGTGGAAGGCAGGGCTGGGAATCGCGTTTGTGGCAGCCATCGGTATGATCGTGGCACGTCTCATAAAGCCTGCCTCTAGATAG
- the LOC124367937 gene encoding mitochondrial Rho GTPase isoform X2 yields the protein MVVRVSSHRNVRILLVGDRGVGKTSLILSLVSEEFPEDVPHKAEEITIPADVTPEMVPTNIVDYSAVEQTDLQLSEQLQRAHVVCLVYSVADDDTLMRVTTYWLPYIREALSHTRRPPVILVGNKVDLVEYSTVDAACDIMEEFPEVESFVECSAKTLKNISEMFYYAQKAVLHPTGPIYISDRQDLTDECKKALTRIFKVCDMDNDGLLNDAELNSFQKRCFDTPLRPEAMEDVKVVLRKNISGGVSPNNCITLTGFLFLHCLFMQRGRSHTTWTVLRKFGYNENLHMSKEFLFPPIRVPNGCSTELNHKGQQFFTAVFERFDKDKDGALSPFEQESLFSMCPAPPWGSDIKDIVPTNHQGWVTLHGFICFWMLTTLHDLPTTLEYLAYLGYPISDDENQLSAITVTREKRVDLLKRQSTRTVYECHVLGAVTVGKSMLCRSHIGQYLEDVPDWEIQGVTQCTINMVHVYGQEKYLVLKDIDLPNKDAVLHPADVACDVVCLVYDGTNPQSFEYIANVFTKYYQESKVPVMVVCTKADRPQVRQDFTIQPADFCEMHKLSPPHAFTASRDSSAELFVKLATMSAFPRFHAAWLLFYRHTSHLRDLSILSNESIVWKAGLGIAFVAAIGMIVARLIKPASR from the exons ATGGTGGTCAGAGTGAGTTCCCACAGGAATGTCCGGATACTGCTGGTGGGTGACAGAGGTGTTGGCAAGACCTCCTTGATCTTGTCTCTGGTAAGCGAAGAGTTTCCGGAGGATGTTCCCCACAAGGCAGAAGAGATCACCATCCCGGCCGATGTTACTCCGGAAATGGTCCCCACCAACATTGTGGATTACTCAG cGGTGGAACAGACAGACTTGCAACTGTCAGAGCAGCTGCAGCGAGCCCATGTGGTCTGCCTGGTGTACTCGGTAGCAGACGATGACACGCTGATGAGAGTGACCACATACTGGCTGCCTTACATCCGGGAGGCGCTGTCTCACACACGCCGACCTCCTGTCATCCTGGTTGGCAACAAAGTGGACCTGGTCGAGTACTCTACCGTCGAT GCCGCTTGTGATATAATGGAAGAATTTCCGGAAGTGGAGAGCTTTGTTGAG tgttcGGCGAAGACGTTGAAGAACATCAGTGAAATGTTTTACTATGCGCAGAAAGCAGTTTTACATCCGACTGGGCCAATCTACATCAGTGATAGACAAGAT ctTACAGACGAGTGTAAGAAAGCTTTGACTAGGATTTTCAAG GTCTGTGATATGGACAACGATGGTCTTCTAAATGACGCGGAGCTCAACTCATTCCAGAAACGATGTTTCGACACGCCACTGCGGCCCGAGGCTATGGAAGACGTGAAAGTCGTTCTCAGGAAAAATATATCAGGAGGTGTTTCCCCCAATAATTGCATAACTCTTACAG gTTTCCTGTTCTTGCACTGCCTTTTCATGCAGCGGGGTCGCAGTCACACGACCTGGACAGTCCTTCGCAAGTTTGGCTACAACGAGAATCTTCATATGTCCAAAGAATTCCTCTTTCCACCGATCCGGGTGCCCAACGGCTGCTCCACCGAACTCAATCACAAGGGCCAACAGTTCTTCACAGCAGTCTTCGAGCGGTTTGACAAGGACAAAGATGGTGCCCTCTCACCGTTCGAACAGGAGAGTCTGTTCTCTATGTGTCCTGCACCCCCATGGGGGTCTGACATCAAGGACATTGTGCCCACTAATCATCAG GGTTGGGTGACTCTGCATGGCTTCATCTGTTTCTGGATGCTGACTACACTCCACGACCTGCCGACAACACTCGAGTACCTGGCTTACCTCGGATATCCAATCTCCGACGATGAAAATCAGCTGTCTGCAATAACAG TGACGAGAGAGAAGCGAGTGGACTTGCTGAAGCGACAATCAACTCGTACAGTCTATGAGTGTCATGTGTTGGGAGCCGTCACTGTAGGGAAGTCCATGCTGTGTCGCAGCCACATAGGCCAATATCTCGAG GATGTCCCGGACTGGGAGATACAGGGCGTGACGCAATGTACCATCAACATGGTCCACGTGTACGGCCAAGAGAAGTACTTGGTGCTGAAAGACATCGATCTGCCGAACAAGGATGCGGTGTTACACCCGGCCGATGTGGCATGTGACGTCGTCTGTCTCGTGTACGACGGAACCAACCCACAATCCTTTGAGTACATTGCCAACGTTTTCACG AAATACTACCAGGAGAGCAAGGTGCCTGTGATGGTTGTCTGTACGAAGGCAGACAGACCCCAGGTGCGGCAAGACTTCACCATCCAGCCTGCAGACTTTTGTGAGATGCACAAACTGTCACCTCCCCATGCTTTCACAGCATCAAGAGACAGCTCAGCCGAGCTCTTCGTCAAGCTTGCGACTATGTCTGCCTTCCC GCGGTTCCATGCGGCCTGGCTCCTCTTCTACCGCCATACCAG CCATTTACGGGACCTGTCTATCTTGTCCAACGAGTCAATTGTGTGGAAGGCAGGGCTGGGAATCGCGTTTGTGGCAGCCATCGGTATGATCGTGGCACGTCTCATAAAGCCTGCCTCTAGATAG